The Fusarium poae strain DAOMC 252244 chromosome 2, whole genome shotgun sequence nucleotide sequence ACTATAGGTCCCTCAAACTGCGCGAACGGACCTGCGAGAGATCTGAGTCGCGGGTTCGCTCGCATCATCTACCATCTGTGCATCTGGTCGCTCAGTGACAGACCAGACGTGTCGTCTCTGTCGCACAGGGAACTCCCGGACAGCCTTGGGCCGTGACGGACCTTTAGAAGAGggtttggctgggtttgagTAAAAAAATGCAGGGACAATGGCATCAGAGTTTAACCCCGCCGCCTGCTGCGCTCGCTGATTCGAAACGCTTGCGACCCAGTCCCTTACATCAACGTTTATTTTTTTTGCCCTGCCGCCTGCTACCAACAGAAGCTGCATGAAGCTTTGGCTTGGTAACAGACGCGGCGGTTCCTCAGGTCTCGCCGCGTTTCATGCAACCGCAAATACTACTTGTTTTATCAAGAGACAACTGCGAGGGATGATACTCATCTATCACTTTTTGTGAGATAACAATGGAAAAGCAACGATAATGGAGGGGGGAGAGAAGAGGGGGGTCCATGTAATCTCAATGACAACAACCAAGGAACGGCGTGACAAACACAACTGCACTGCACTTCTCTGCGAGATGGATCGACGTCCAGGCTGGCCAAGTCGTCCGTTCTGCTGGGCCAGGATAACCTTTCCTTCGAGAAGGTCTGATGGATTTTTCCGTGACACCGGGCAACCCGGGAATGCTACCGTACAGTATCATCGTGACCAGGCTCATCAGTGGTTCTGTCGCAGGCAATCTCCGTTCCCCGGGCGTGTGTCCTTTGCATTGGGTCGATGATCCTGCGGCATCGTGACAGGCGAGTCCAGGATCGGGAAACGTGCCCCGAGAGAGACGACAAGCGTAGTCGAGTGCACGGTACATTGTAGGGGGAGTTGCTATTCACGAGCAAGCGAGCGAGTCCAAGTCCCAAGTCCAGGGTTTCAGAGATACTAGTTAGGGCAGCAGTTTTTGGACTGGTACCTGAGTATTTGGTACCTGCAGCAGCTCTCTGGAAAGTACCGATCGAATGGATGGGCTACCCACTCATAATCAGGCATGAAAATATGTTTGGTAATTAACGAGCAGCGCAGGCGAAAGTGATATGTGAAGTGAAATTGACCTGGGCCCTCCATGTCGAGTCCACGGTCCGGCGGCTGACCCCTGGCAGCGGCCCCACACCCCGGACGGTTGGTTCCAAGACTGGTGGGTTAGAGGTTGGGTTGGTGTAGCCATAATTAATTACATGGTAATGGGCAGTACATACCATGTACTGCTCTGTAGGCTGTAGGCTCTCAGAGGAACAATCTCGCTCGCATGGATGAGAGGGAAATCCAGACCAGACCTTCTCAAACCCTGGATAGAACATCTCCCGTATCCGTACTCTTGGAGATTCTTATGCCGGGTAAGACGATAATATCAGATCGAACACGACCTTGATGCTGATACATACAGAGCAGAGATTTGTGATGATAGTCATATCAGCTTCCACATGACGTTGCATTTGTTAATAAACCTGCACTCAGGCACGATGACACCATGTTGCCGGACAATAGCATCGATCTGCCTGAAAGCAACTTACTTGGGACTGATGAGTCTTCGCCCCCAGGAACCACTTTAGGGCTCACAGGTTTATCCGTCATGATCGACTTGTGAAAAGCAGGGACAGTGCCTTCAGCTCAACGGTTACAAGACTTTGTGGCGTTTATGTCCCAGTTATGCCCTGAATGGCGCTGCATAAATCCGCACTACCAACGGACGTGTACACGTGTGTGACAAGGGTCCGCCCGTTTGTTTCGGAAAAAGCTGGTCCTTGTTTCCATAATCACAGCTTCAAACCGTCCCTTTGTAAGTTCTAAAGCAGTTAATTCCCAAGCAGGCTTAACTCTGTCCCCTCGGCGTGTTTCGTCACTTTGAATGCTTCAATCGATGCCCCTCGTTGATATCGCATCTTCCCCTCTTGTCCCCTCCCCCTTTTCCTCAGAAATTCTATTCCAGGCCCCTGGGAAGCATAATCCTGAGGGCACGTCCCGGCAGAAGGAAAAGCGTCAAAGCTAGACAGGTTGTTTGATTAATGGCCCCCGGCCGCTGAGAGACGGACGGCCTCCGCACGTACCAATCAGTTAGCTCGCGAGGGTTCTGAAGAGTGCACCCAATGTTGGCTTTGGGGATGAACGAGGGGCAGCCTGAGAAGCCAATTCATGCGACCCCGAGACAGTACATGGACACTCGGAGGCTCTTGCAGATGGAATTTGACGAGCGCCACACGAGCGAGCCTAGAAAGTGTTCATGTTCAGACCACATGCAAGGATAGGATTTGACGTTTCGCTTCGAGCAAGTCGATTTATGGTCTCGCCGTATTCCTGACCACCCACCCGTAATTATCCATAGATAGACGGTTGTAACTGTATGTGTACCAGTATCCAAGGGTCTGTGGCGCGAGGCCACGATAACCCGCCGAGGCTGAGCAAAGTAGCACGCGGTTGTAGGTAGGCAGTGAACGAGAACGCGTCTGTCAGAGAGTATAAGACGCGTTTGGTAGGATTGGGCGTTGGTCCAATCTCAGCATTTTGCTTGGCTCATCAAAAAGTCAAGCTTCACCAACGAGCATCAGCAATAAACGCCGCATTGTAACACTACCAATATCTATCACCCGtgatatttattatttaccgAGCGCTTTTGGCGATCCAATATCAAAAGGCATGGAAGTGGTGGTCACGGGAGACAAGACAGATTGAATTGCTCATCTCCTTGACCCTGCGCGCCTATCAAAAGCTCCACGGCTGGCAAAACGCTGTGAAGTGAGTATCCATCCCGATTTGCGCCCAAATTGCGACAATTTGCAACGCGGAGAGCTATGCCCGAAAAGAGGTCATTTAAAACGTAGGAAAATAGAGGCGGGCCCTTTTTTGTTTGGTCGCGAGATTGGGATTGGTTTTTTGGTCAAGTTGGGCACTAGGAAGTTAATCTGTACCATATTAGCAACAATCCCAAAGGGTCCccaataggtaggtaggtagaaaTGGTCGACGGCGCCGTCATATGGCCGGTTTGGTTACTCTGGGTCAAGACTCAAACGGTCTAAAAAATCCTAGGAAGCTTCTAGGGGATCCAGGGGAGCTCTCCCGCGGCGGCCCTAGGTCGTTTCTTTGAGTTTTCGTCCCCAATTGTTCTGTCATCCTATGTATTCCAACCAGGCCTTGGTGAGAAAGAAAGCTGATATCCGTTTATCTGGGACCACTGGGGGGACTGACCCTTATTTCCAAAGAGCCGAATGGGCTCAAGTTGGAGGTCTGAAATCTCCCGTGATATATCACGACTCATTGTTATTCGTCGTTTTCCATTTGGGGAAGCCGGGCATTCTAGTCCATACCAGCGATCAGCCAGTCCCAGGCAGAGTTGAGAGTAGAGAGGGCCACACGACACCATGAAAATAGACCCTCTGACCCTCCGACTGCTCCATTCCCAAAACCTTGCACACCATATGAATCTCTGGTCGTTGCTTGTGGGACCTTGTATTCATTCCTTGGTTGTCTGGGACAATTGATATTCCCATCCAGAGCGTCGGAATTCGTTTGGTAACTACCGCAAGTTCGCGCCGATTTGATAATACTATCCTTGAGAACTTTTCTCCCTTGACCCATGGCATGGAAAAGAGAAATGCATGCTGGAGGTTATTTGTAGGTGGAGGATGTGATTGAACCCTGTACTTGAACATACAGCTTGagagcaggccaaagcaaagTACCTGTACCTCGTTTGGCGTGACTCAAACTACTAAAGTTCATAGGTAAGGTTTGGGTTAGCAAGTCTTTTCAGGACCAGCGCCTGTTCCCCAGTAGAACAGTACAGCAATTATAGGCCACTATTCACTGTTCAGTGCTCTGTTGTCCGTCGGGTTCCGTCTCTCTTCAAACCTTTGAAGTGAAAAGTGCCCACCGGAGCGCGGGTACGTACACCCATCTTGGCATTTCGAGCCTGAACCGATGGTgttgctgtgctgtgctggtTTTCCATTTCTTCGACCGGGGCACCTAAAGTGGGCAGTCGAGCGCTGTAGAGTGACAAGCCGAGTAAAAAAAGCTACCATGGTCTGACGACATGAATACCTTTTCTCCCAGCCACATTCTTACAGGGCAGAAAGTTTCTGCAAGGTCCCGCCCAAGGCTCGCAAGTACTTGGACTTGAACCTCCttatcccatcccatcccatcacaGTATCCTGGACGAGTCTCCATTGCTTCTTTTTCCATGGCTTCCCTGCACCGCACCTGAACTCCACCGGCACAAGCTACCTTCTAAGCTGTGTGTTGACTGACTTGACGGATACCACGACACGCCCACGTTCGCGCACACCCCATCTCGTCTCACTcacttctcttctcttcaagtTCTTTGGCTTCTGGGTTTTTGGGTGTCTTTTATGGCTCTTCTGAGCGACTTGCTGGTTTCCCTCATTCTCCCTGGCTTTATATCATTCGCTGAAGAGTCTTTTCGCTTGGCTCACTTGCATTTCGCTTCAAGTTTCCCCTCACTTATCCGAGAAGCTAAACAAAAACAATAAGGTTGCTTATTGACATTGACAAGGCCTGAACAAATCATTCACCAGTTTGGGGGCAATCAATCAATACAACACTCAGCGCATAGCATTAATCACACTGCACTAACGTTGTAGCGGGAAGCTGTTCGCTGGGGCCTCTCCTCTCTGAAGAGTGGCCGATACTCACTAGTGGACTGGACTGAGGATCCTGCCTCGATCGGCAAGTTCAAGCCACTCCCCCCCTGGTCCATGGCCCTGGACAAGAGCTTTCCCTCTCCTTTTCGTTAATATCGACCCTATCCACTTCTGCAATCACCCTCACTTTAGTCACTCCTTTTGCTCTTCTGGAACCTGGACCCTCTGGGACGATCTCATCTCCTTGATTGACGTTTAttctcatcgtcgtcttgaATAATTCTATCCTCCCCATTTACATCCCCTCCTTCTCGACATCCCATTGTTCTGTTTAGTCCATCGTTACTTTACTTCATCCAACCAAGAACACCGCCACTATATCTCCTCCCATTAAACATACAGCAGAACAGCCTAGCTACCCGCCTGTCGCTATTCAATTGCTCTGCACACGCACCCACGTCCTTCATTCGTCGTCTTCACCAGCAACCTCGCCCATCTGAATGCTCCGGTAACTCGATATCTAGCTCTTTGATAGAGCTTATCGTCTACGACCTGGTTTAGGTATATTCTTACGACTCAGGTCAATATCGAGAACCCATCGAATAACAGCGTACCTCAGGACCCCGACTACTCGCGTGTCACACTGCATCTAGACAATAGACTGTCTCGATCATACCTCGCCATTATGACTGTTCCAAGTGATTTGACCCACCGGGGTGCAAACGGCCAGCATCTTTCTCTCGAAGATCGATTTGAAGTTTTGAAGGAAATTGGTGATGGTAGCTTCGGTAGCGTCGTCCTGGGTAGAGTCCGGACGGCTGGTGCCAACGTTGCTCGCCGAGGTACAGTGGTAAGTCGATACGATGTGTACCCTCTTGTGTGACAGCTGCTAACCAATTCTAGGTTGCTATCAAGACTATGAAGAAGACATTTGAGTCTCTACAACCATGCTTGGAGCTTCGTGAAGTCGTCTTCCTTCGCACACTGCCACACCACCCTCACCTTGTTCCCGCTCTCGATATTTTCTTGGACCCCTACTCTAAGAAGCTCCACATCGCCATGGAGTACATGGAGGGCAACCTGTATCAACTGATGAAGGCTCGCGACCACAAGTGTCTTGACAACGGCAGCGTCAAGAGCATCCTCTACCAGATCATGCAGGGTCTGGAACACATCCACTCTCACCACTTCTTCCACCGCGATATCAAGCCCGAAAACATTCTTGTCACAACCTCCGGCCACAATGACGCTGGCAACACCTTCCGACGATACTCTGCTCTCGTTACTCCGCCTTCAACCCCACCCACCTACACCGTCAAGATCGCCGACTTTGGTCTCGCCCGTGAGACACACTCCAAACTTCCCTACACCACATACGTATCTACAAGATGGTACCGTGCTCCCGAGGTCCTCCTGCGAGCGGGAGAGTACTCCGCTCCTGTCGATATTTGGGCCGTTGGTGCCATGGCTGTTGAGATTGCTACACTGAAGCCGCTATTCCCTGGTGGAAACGAGGTTGATCAGGTTTGGCGAGTTTGTGAGATCATGGGTAGCCCGGGTAACTGGTACAACAAGTCGGGCAACCGAGTCGGTGGAGGTGATTGGCGTGACGGCACAAGGCTAGCTGGCAAGCTGGGTTTCTCGTTCCCTAAGATGGCCCCCCACGCCATGGATACCATTCTACAAACACCGCAGTGGCCTGCGTCTCTGGCTCAGTTCGTTACATGGTGTTTGATGTGGGACCCCAAGAACCGCCCTACATCGTCTCAAGCTATCGCCCACGAATACTTTATCGACGCCGTTGATCCTACTCGACCcaagtcatcagcttccCGAATCCTTGGCCGCAAGCAATCCGATCTCAGCCGAAGCAGCAAGGAGGCCTCTACTACCCCAACTTCCGTCAAGCAATCTTGGTTCCGCAAGTCCCTCATTGGTCGTTCTGAGAGCACCGACTTGGCCACCATGCAGATCCCGCCAAAGGAACCTGCTGGCCCTCGTCCTGCCCCTGAGCCCGTCACCGCAAAAGCCCGCCCTGCCGCTGGAAAGAGAGCTACTTGGACAAACGGCCCTTCAAACGTGGCGCCCATGCCCATTCTTCCCACTGCACGGCCAATCTCGCCAATCCCTGATGCTGTAAATGCCCGCGCCAACAATACCTACGACGACGCTTACGCTAATGGACATGGCCAGGGGAAGACCAAGAAACTTGGCCGACAGCTCTCTGTCGCTTCAAGCACAAACAACTACACAGAAATGCATCGGCAACAAGCCGAACGGGCTCTCAATGGGAATTCTGGCCTCGCCTCCCCTCCGAGTGGACAGAAGGAGAGCTTCTTTTCACATCTCCGAAAGCGTGCGAGGCGGTTCTCGGGACGACATCAGACCCCCGTCTCACCCTCctatgatgacgacgacctGGAGGCCCAGGTTGGATGTGGCCCTTGGGGTAGCAACCGGTCGTCCATGGTTATTGACCAATCGCAACAACCGGCTCCCGTTCCCAAGTCCGAGGTCTACGAATCTCTTGACAAGGCCCTCCGAGATGTTCAGACCAATCTCGATTCAAAACCTCCCGCTCCGCCCGCTCACCAGATCTCGCCTACCAGCACCCTCAAGCGACATCACTCGCTACCTCAACACCAAGCCCGGTCCGTAGACAACCTGATCGGTGCTGCTCGGGGTGGTCCCATCTCCAGTCGCACACGACGAGCCCAAGCGACTCACGGTGTGCATCAGTACGAGGCTcctgatgaggaggaagagcttATGGATGAGGCCTTGACAACGACTCAAAGAGCCATGAAGCGAATGGAACAAAACCAAAACAAGCCGCTTCGTCAATCGGCTAGCAACATTGGGTTGATGAACCCATACCCCACTCCCTCGCCTTCAGCCAACGGCAACCAAGTGTTGTTTGCCGATGGGCAAGCCATTACTCCCAAGCCTCTGGATCTCAACAAGAAAACTGATCAGTACAAATGGCCCACGCCACCGTATGAAGAGAGCGAATGGGCAGCGTCGGCATCAGCCAGTATATGGGCTGCCGGCAGCCGCTTTTAAGGAATAAAAATTTGGGCGCAACCTTTTACGATTACGTCCTGCGGCGTGGAAAAGTTATTTTGATATCAACTCGCATGGTCATGGTGTTTGGGTGTTGGGTTACGATATGGaacccttttctttttgatcTTTTTTTACCATTGTTGCAACGTGGGCGGTTTTGATTTTTGGGCATATTGGTTGACTATACATACTTTATTCCCCCTTCTCTTCAGCACGCTCGACGTTTCACCAAATACCCGGCCGGAATTTCACGCCGCCTTTGCACATACTActactattactattatCTCTTCGCAAtttctctctctcccttTCCGCAACCGTTTGCTCTTGTTTTCATTTCGTATACCTTGAGTATCAAATACCCCTATAGACCACAGGCGAGCGCAGCCGCAGCAATCTGCTTGAAGCAATATCACATACCACTCAATCCAtttctttcctttgtctCACTATATATAAGAAGGGGAAACGGAGTCTTGGGTTCTTGGGCTGAATATGACCGGCCATTTCTCTTTGTCATATTAGGTTGTCTCTGCTTGGTGGATGGACAAAAAGGGTCAACAGGACGCCTCTTGGGAGATGGACAGGAACAAGTCTACACTTGCGTATTGGAGGATGTACAAAAGGGTCAGCGCGTATTTACCAGTCGCCATTCTCAGTCGATGCATTGGGAGATTGCCAACTGAATAGAATTGTTTCAAAGTCTATCTAGGATGCCAAAAACCATTTAGCGACTTGATGATGAGagaactatatatataattatcaTATACCCCGGCAACAAGAGATGGAATGCCTTGATGTGAGGAGGAGTCACAGGGTTAAttaaggaaaaagaaaaataacaaAACAATTACTGTTTCATCTTGCTGTTCTACATCGTGACATGTTCTGGGGTGACCCGATGGTGATTTGATAGAAAGGATCCTTTGGTGATGAGTGAAGAATGCTGAAAGTCTCATAAATTTGTGGTAGGAAGGTTTCGGCCTCCTTTTTTCAGTGAGGGATAAGTCAGAATAGTGAGGCAGCATTTGTAACAAGCGGGCAGGCAACCGAATTAATTAGACTCATGGGAGATGAGGTGGCTTAGGTAGTGTGCATTGAGCATGATGACAAGCATTGCATGGGATTATTTGCATAGCATTATTTAGACCATGTACAGGAACAAGCAAATACATATGCTTCACCATCAGGGTAGTATGACAATTGGTTTGTTGATGCGATGGGAGTGATTGAAGTCTATGTGATATGTTAAATGGCAAAGAGAGTCAatgggatgagatgagatcaaACAGTCAGTCAGACGTCACGTGGTTGAAGGAACATCACGACGCTTACCTTAGGCAGCACTCAAGTCAGCTCGAGCCGAGAACTTACGACGAAAGCTGTGAGTGGCCATTACGAAAAACAAGAGAcgatctctttctctctctgtATCTCTTTTAAAAACGTGTTGCACAATTTCTCCCCTTTTAGGGTTTGTTTGCGATTCTTGAGAGtttgttttctcttcttctgagATTGAACCGTAACGATAAACGTTTCACCAGTTCAGTCAAATGATGAGTTGAGACGCAGTGAGagaagggaaaaaagaaagaaagaaaaatactttaaagtctttattactCTTGTTATAACCGGATCAACATTATTTTTCAagcttcatcctcatctgTTACTAAGTTATCACAATCATCCCaccaaaagacaaaaacGGTCAGccatcaatcaaatcaatctcACGCGGGGGAGGGGTAAAACGGTTGTTGGAACTCATGATAAAAACGGACTTGAACAACAAACATCATTCATCATGAGTCTTAATCTCCCAATTCGACAAAGCACAAGCAGTCAGCGCAATCGCGAAAGTCGCAATAATTACTTCAACAGTTATACACCGCCAAGTTCTACCGAAGCTATCAATGGTCCTGTTAGGGAGTTGGTTAGAGAGCAGGCGCCTCTAAACGATCGCTTAATCGTTGGTGTTGATTTCGGTACTACTTTCTCAGGGTAAGTGTCAATTCTTGAAACTATAGTATGAGATATTGACTTCTATagtgttgctgctgtctaTACTTCCACCCCTGATGATATAGAAATCATCAAAACGTGGCCCGGTGGAAATGGCATCACATCGGACAAAGTCCCAACTGAGATCGCCTACAGCTTCCCTCCCAATGCACCCCAAGGAACCGAACCAACTGTGAAATGGGGTTTCCAGTTCAAGCccgaagaatctcgtctgcGCTGCATCAAGCTCTTCCTCGACCGCTCACAGAAACTCCCCTTTTACGTCAGCCCTCTCGACACAGCCGCTCAGCTGAAGCGTTTCAACAAGAATGTCGTTGACGCCGTGAGCGACTATTTGACTCAAGTTTACAAACATACCATGGATACCCTTACCCGTCGCTATGGAGAGTCGTTTATGGCGTCGACAAAGGTTGAGTTTGTACTCACGTGTCCGGCTGTCTGGAGTGATGCGGCCAAGAATACAACGCTTCAGGCTGCCGAGAGAGCAGGTATGGGATCTAGGTCTGAGATTCAGATGATTAGTGAGCCCGAAGCTGCAGCTGTATATACACTCAAGGCGATCCAACCTAATCATCTAAACGTGGGCGATAACTTTATCGTCTGTGACGCTGGAGGTGGTACCGTCGAGTAAGTTAACTTATTCATTGAAACGTTTCCAGGTACTGACAATTAGTAGCTTGATCGCATACAAGATTATCTCCCTTAAACCCCTCCGGGTCGAGGAGTCTGCAGTCGGAACAGGAGGATTGTGCGGAAGTGCCTTTTTGAACTACCGCTTTGAAGAACATGTTAGAGGTCGTCTTGGTCAGACGCGCTttgatgagatgaaaagTAAAAAGGGCAAGACGTGGCAAATGGGTCTTCGATACTTTGAAGAGTTTGTTAAACGAAACTTTAACGAGGATGAGCACCAGGAAGTCAACGTTCCGTATGTTACCCCCTCCCACCATCTAACCTCTCATACTGATAATTTCTAGGTTCCCTGGTCTTCCcgatgacgaagaagccGGGTTGGACTCAGGCTTTCTAGTCATGACGGCAGAACAGGTCAAAGACATTTTCGAACCCGTTGTGAAAGAAGTCTGCGATCTTGTTCAAGGCCAAGTTTCAGGTCTTAGATCAAAGGGCGGTATCGTCTCTGGTATCGTGCTAGTAGGCGGCTTTGGTCAGAGCGACTATCTGTACCGTCGTCTCAAGTCTCATTTTACGAGCGCTGCTCCGCCGCCTTATAGTGAAAGGCCTACGCACGCTAATGCCAACTCTACGCAAGAGGCGGGATCTATTGAAGTGATGCAGCCCGTGTATGCCTGGACGGCAGTTGTGCGTGGTGCTGTTTTGAGAGGGCTGGAGGGTAACATGGTTATCTCTCGCAAGTCGAGAATGCACTATGGAACTTCATATGCTACTGTGTATGATGAGGATAAGCATTCGGTTAGTGAGCGATACTGGTCTCCTTTGTGGGAGCGATGGATGGTATCTGACCGGATGCAATGGCACATCGCCAAGGTACGTCCCTTTCTTACTTTCTGAACTGTGCGTAGTCACTTACACATCTTAGGGCGAGGCTTTATCACCACTTGCTCCAATCGCATTCCACTACACCCGTAACTTCCGCCCCGGTCAATCCCTCATCGTCACAGATGACTTGATA carries:
- a CDS encoding hypothetical protein (BUSCO:8906at5125), whose protein sequence is MSLNLPIRQSTSSQRNRESRNNYFNSYTPPSSTEAINGPVRELVREQAPLNDRLIVGVDFGTTFSGVAAVYTSTPDDIEIIKTWPGGNGITSDKVPTEIAYSFPPNAPQGTEPTVKWGFQFKPEESRLRCIKLFLDRSQKLPFYVSPLDTAAQLKRFNKNVVDAVSDYLTQVYKHTMDTLTRRYGESFMASTKVEFVLTCPAVWSDAAKNTTLQAAERAGMGSRSEIQMISEPEAAAVYTLKAIQPNHLNVGDNFIVCDAGGGTVDLIAYKIISLKPLRVEESAVGTGGLCGSAFLNYRFEEHVRGRLGQTRFDEMKSKKGKTWQMGLRYFEEFVKRNFNEDEHQEVNVPFPGLPDDEEAGLDSGFLVMTAEQVKDIFEPVVKEVCDLVQGQVSGLRSKGGIVSGIVLVGGFGQSDYLYRRLKSHFTSAAPPPYSERPTHANANSTQEAGSIEVMQPVYAWTAVVRGAVLRGLEGNMVISRKSRMHYGTSYATVYDEDKHSVSERYWSPLWERWMVSDRMQWHIAKGEALSPLAPIAFHYTRNFRPGQSLIVTDDLIACDADEPPAAYTRDLIHVCTLTTDLNAVPRSLFTRLTTTRGVEFDNLDFTLEMRVESAGLGFELKVDGVRYGRVEAEFH
- a CDS encoding hypothetical protein (BUSCO:6996at5125), encoding MTVPSDLTHRGANGQHLSLEDRFEVLKEIGDGSFGSVVLGRVRTAGANVARRGTVVAIKTMKKTFESLQPCLELREVVFLRTLPHHPHLVPALDIFLDPYSKKLHIAMEYMEGNLYQLMKARDHKCLDNGSVKSILYQIMQGLEHIHSHHFFHRDIKPENILVTTSGHNDAGNTFRRYSALVTPPSTPPTYTVKIADFGLARETHSKLPYTTYVSTRWYRAPEVLLRAGEYSAPVDIWAVGAMAVEIATLKPLFPGGNEVDQVWRVCEIMGSPGNWYNKSGNRVGGGDWRDGTRLAGKLGFSFPKMAPHAMDTILQTPQWPASLAQFVTWCLMWDPKNRPTSSQAIAHEYFIDAVDPTRPKSSASRILGRKQSDLSRSSKEASTTPTSVKQSWFRKSLIGRSESTDLATMQIPPKEPAGPRPAPEPVTAKARPAAGKRATWTNGPSNVAPMPILPTARPISPIPDAVNARANNTYDDAYANGHGQGKTKKLGRQLSVASSTNNYTEMHRQQAERALNGNSGLASPPSGQKESFFSHLRKRARRFSGRHQTPVSPSYDDDDLEAQVGCGPWGSNRSSMVIDQSQQPAPVPKSEVYESLDKALRDVQTNLDSKPPAPPAHQISPTSTLKRHHSLPQHQARSVDNLIGAARGGPISSRTRRAQATHGVHQYEAPDEEEELMDEALTTTQRAMKRMEQNQNKPLRQSASNIGLMNPYPTPSPSANGNQVLFADGQAITPKPLDLNKKTDQYKWPTPPYEESEWAASASASIWAAGSRF